The DNA window TGTAAGGTCAAAAGGCTCAGAAGAACATTTTGGTTTTTTAAGTATGTCTATTTTGGCTTTGAGGTCAATGATTTCTACAATGACTTCATCCATATCCGTACACTTTTCATACAAAGCAACATCATCAATGGCAAAGTCATTTCCTCCCCGGATGCCAGATGCTTCGTTCATACAAATTTGGGTAGATCCTGATGTAGCTGTAAAACAATATTCAAAACGTTCCCAATTGCATAAACTTGCAGCTTGCACACCGCCTACGGACATTCCATTGATTTTGATGTTCAATTGCCCTGGATTGCTTGATACCACAGAGGTATGCCAGAATTCAAACAAGTACATTCTTCCGGCGACAGTAGGGATGGTTTGGCACCAAAAATTCGTTCCGGCCGAAGGGTGGCCATTCAGCAACAACATGTTTCCTCCGCCTGAAGTATGGTCACCACAGGGTGCAAAACCTCCGTTCCATGAAGAAGGGTTATTGGTTACAAAATATTCTCCTTCTGTTGTGTTCGTAAAATTATAGGTATAGTTGGATGAAAAACCTGTATTGCCGGATTCAAAATCACCATTCGTAATCAGGTTTGTGGTGGAGACCCCTTCGGCAGTAAGTTTAAAGGTGTATTTACCGGGTACCCGGGTGGTTACTAATGGGTCCAGCACACTTGGGCTGCTCAGATTATTGGATGGACTCCACATGAATTTTGTATAAGTACCCTGGATAGAACCTTGAAGCTGAATGATCTGGGAAGGATCACAAATGATCATATCAGGTCCTGCATCGGCGTCTAAACCTACACATTGTGCTTTGATTTCAGTGAGCGGCGATGTTATCAATAAAAGCGAAAGGAAAATTAAAAATCGGTAATTCATAATTCTTTGGCAAGATCAGATATTCATTTAAACACGTTGAATGCCTGCCCTAAAAGTAAGCATATTCTTTTATCCTGTGTATCCGGATATCCAAATTTCATTCCATATCATGGATCGGATAATCCATTTGGGTGCTTTTCTACACGCGAACTTTGCTCATCAGGAATATAGGCTTCGCCCTGGGTCAGGTAATAATTTATGGTCAAGAGTTTAAGTATTGTATTTCATTTATCCAATGGGTTTAGTTTGGAAACTTAAATGTATTTTTGAGCGATTCCATTTTAGTAGCTTAGAAATTTATTTGCAATAAGTTAGTAGATGTATGAAATGATTTACCATAGTACGAAACAAAATGAATACAGAAATTACAAGAGCGATCCTAAAAATATTACCCTTCATTCTTATAATTTTGGTAATCCATATCCGGATTCGCCAGGGCAAAATAAATCCTCAGGATCTTTATTTAGAAAAGCCAAGATCCTTGGGAATTTTTCTTAGCTGGGTCGTTGGATTTCTCCTTTTTATTTTAGGTATTGAATTTATTTTGAATCAGGCCGGATTATTGGCATTAACACCCTGGAATCATAATGTACCCACTACAATTCTTAGAATACTAGGTGCAGTAATTCTTGCACCTGTTGCGGAAGAACTAATCTTTAGAGGGCTATTGTTGCAAATATTAGAGAAGCGGAATTTAAACAGACATTTAGCCATTGGCATTCAGGCATTGATATTTGTTGTCCTGCATAATTTTGCTTACCAAAACACCTTAAGTTCAAATATGGGAATCGTGCAGAGTTTTGTAGATGCTTGTCTGTACGCTTATGCTAAATACCACAGTAAATCCATCTATACCTCCATGGCCATGCATTCCATCGGAAATCTGATTGCCACATTAGAGCGATTTTTATTCTAAACAATTTTGCAACTGGTAATTTCTTAATGCAATTACTGCATAAGTCGGTACAGACTCAAAGCAAAGAAAAAAAATTTAGTTGTTCATTAGTAAATATTCTCATGTAAGCTATAAAAATACACACTGACAATTCAATTACAATAAAAATAATGCCTAAAAATATTTTTAAAATCAAAAATATTTTTTCTTAAATCTTACAAAAAAAATCTTTCAATTTCTCAACTCCTTCCGTTGCCGTACCGGGCCATACCTGTAGGTTGTCAATTGCATAAAGATCCCTTGTCAGGCTGGGGTTTTTGTCAATATAAAACATGGGAATTCCTTCAGTTGTATAGGTCATAAGTCCTGCCGCAGGATATACTTGCAGAGATGTGCCGATGATCACAAAGTAATCTGCCTGTTGTGCGATCTCCATGGCACGATACAACAAAGGAACTTCTTCCCCAAACCATACAATGTGAGGCCTGAGCGGAAATCCTTTTTCGCAGCGATCTTCGGCATTCAGATCTTTTTTCCATTCGTATACCAATTCCGGATGTCCGGTGCTTCTCACCTTTAACAATTCGCCATGAAGATGCAGCACCTTGCTGCTGCCTGCCCGCTCATGCAGATCATCCACGTTTTGAGTAAGGATATGGACATC is part of the Candidatus Vicinibacter affinis genome and encodes:
- a CDS encoding CPBP family intramembrane metalloprotease; protein product: MNTEITRAILKILPFILIILVIHIRIRQGKINPQDLYLEKPRSLGIFLSWVVGFLLFILGIEFILNQAGLLALTPWNHNVPTTILRILGAVILAPVAEELIFRGLLLQILEKRNLNRHLAIGIQALIFVVLHNFAYQNTLSSNMGIVQSFVDACLYAYAKYHSKSIYTSMAMHSIGNLIATLERFLF
- a CDS encoding NAD-dependent deacylase produces the protein MKEKIVVLTGAGMSAESGISTFRDAGGLWEGHDVMEVASPEGWRKNRELVLDFYNQRRRQLLTVNPNNGHYGLAELESQFDVHILTQNVDDLHERAGSSKVLHLHGELLKVRSTGHPELVYEWKKDLNAEDRCEKGFPLRPHIVWFGEEVPLLYRAMEIAQQADYFVIIGTSLQVYPAAGLMTYTTEGIPMFYIDKNPSLTRDLYAIDNLQVWPGTATEGVEKLKDFFCKI